The nucleotide sequence GAAGCTTTCAGATATAATTATACTCCTCCTCCCACCTATCACTTTGTTTCTTTTCGTATCGTTCTCTACACAACTCTGTTCATGTGCAACCGTACCCTCCATATCAACCCTCCAACATATATGCATAACTATACGTGTCCGCACTATGATCTCTACTACCAGCCTCATAGCCATGCTGATAATACGTCTCAGAGTGCTTTTACAGCTTGCACAAATGTCACACTTCCAACTAAAGATTTTGCTGACGCTAACGACCCTTCTACTTTCATAACGGCTGATATCCTAACTGAAGTAAAAATAACAGAGGAATGTGCACATTGTCACTACAAACAAAGAGGACAGTGTACACTTGACAACAACGAGAGATTTTATTGTGCCAATGGTATACTAATACAGTCAACCTAGAAGCGCAAACACATAAATGCACTGCACTAGTATGATAGTTGTTGCTTTTGTCTGCTTTCCACATTTTAAGTTCATAAATGTTTCCATCTAAAATGATCAAGACCAGTGGAGATTGATGTGCCTAATTTAAGTACTATCTTGTTGTCTTTTAATATTGGCACTTACTACAATTTTTAGCTGATTTCCTATTACTGTTGGATGGCAAGAGATGAGTTCCATTGATtgactttttaatattttctacgCAACACTAAATTAGCAAACCATATTTTTCTCTGCACAACTTTATCTTCATATGTCAAATCTGaattgtttcttttatttaattgcaGTTAAAGGGCTGACTCGGAATGCCAAATTGGGTATAGGTAATGTACCGTTTACATAACTTTCAGCACACAACTTCTATCCATTGGTTTGGAGTGTGAAAGTTCATCAATATGTTGAACTCATAGGATCTTCTGAtttgttttgtcaatttttttttttgtttcattcttTAGTCTAAAAGGatgaaacttattttaaaatatttgtgtgATTATAATCTGTGCAATGCCAGGTTTCATTTCCTTTCTTATACTATTTTATAGTAATCTTCAATTGAGACATTCTTTTGGTCATTTTCCACAGGTTTGGGGATTGGTATTGGAATCCCAGGCATCTTGTTGATTGGGGTGGTGTTTCTCCTTCGACTCTGCAAACGGAAACATGCTATTTCGGTTGGACACTTCCAATCTAGTAACTCTTATTCTGATTCCTCCATAAATCCACGCAGAGAGACTGGTAGTAAATATTTCGGAGTTCCATTATTCTCCTACGATGAGCTtagaaaagcaacaaacaaTTTTGACCATAATAAAGAACTTGGAGATGGAGGTTTTGGTACCGTCTACTTTGGTAGGCACACAATTAACTGACACTAAATTTACTCTTTCCATCTTATTAAATAACTTATACTTCAACACTTAAAATCCAGGGAAACTTCCAGATGGACGTGAAGTTGCTGTCAAGCGTTTATATGAACACAACTATAGGAGAGTAGAGCAGTTCATGAATGAAGTCAATATTCTGACAACTTTGCGGCACAAAAATCTTGTGTCCCTCTATGGATGCACTTCACGGCACAGTCGTGAACTACTTCTTGTGTATGAATATATCTCAAATGGTACCATTGCATGTCATCTCCATGGTGAATTGGCCAAGCCCGACTTACTACCATGGTCTATACGAATTAAAATTGCCATAGAGACTGCTAATGCCTTGGCTTATCTCCATGCTTCTGGGATCATTCACCGTGACGTGAAAACCAGCAACATACTTCTTGACGGCAATTTTGGTGTTAAAGTTGCAGATTTTGGCCTTTCAAGACTATTCCCCGAGGATGCCACTCATGTCTCCACAGCTCCACAAGGAACACCAGGTTACCTTGACCCCGAGTATCACCAATTTTATCAGCTTACTAGCAAGAGTGATGTATATAGTTTTGGAGTTGTGCTCATTGAACTAATATCATCAAAGCCTGCTGTTGATATAAACAGAAGTAGGGAAGAGATTAACTTGTCAACTCTAGCCACAAAGAAGATTCAAGAAAGTGCAATTGATGAGCTCGTAGATCCTTCTCTTGGTTTTCATTCAGACAGTGAGGTTAATAGGATGATAGTTTCAGTGGCAGAATTGGCTTTTCAGTGTTTGCAAAAGGACAAAGAGTTAAGACCTTCTATGGAAGAAGTATTAGATGAACTTAGGAGAATAGAAAGTGGGAAAGATGGGGTTGAGGTTGTAGAGGAGGCAGATGTTGATGGTGTTGGATCATCACACAGTATTATACAGCCACCACCAGTCTCACCTGAATGGGATGAAGTTGGATTATTGAAGAATGTGAAAATTATGAAGCATCCGTCTTCACCAAACACCGTCACCGATAAATGGGAAAGTATTAATACTACGCCTAATGCCAGTGCTTAATCTTGTCTAATATCAATTGTTGATAATCCATTTTTACTGTATTAACTTTAAGCAATGATTGTTAGTTGAAGCATGAAAATCAGGGAGTGCAATGTATCATTATTGTCTCATTCGCTTGTATAGATGATAATACATGATTAGTTTACAAGACATTGTGTTCAGGCATTGAGTTAAGTTGGAGGTACATGTAAATATCGTAAAACGAGGTATAAAAATAAGGCAGAAAAGAGCGAACATTTTTGGAAACAGCATTTTGCAATTTAATAAATTGATATAATAGAGCAGCTAGAATCTTTGTCATATCATTGTAATGTTCCAAGAAGGGAACTTTCACAATctattaatttgttgtttttatctGTGTTACTGTAACTTCATAGTATTTTTATGCCTTTTTTCCCTCTTAATATTTGGAATGCTAATTGGCACATTACATGTTCATGTCATGTTGCAACGCCATGtaatttatcacttttttttttatcatactaCATTAATATAACTCTGTAAGGTGGTTATAGTCCCGTCCCAGTGCAAATGGTACAGACCAACTTTAATGAAACACCGGTCAATCCGATGAGGAACCGGCCACATAGCGGTCCAAGCTACTCTTTGAATTGAAAACGATGAGAAGTAAAATTCAGTTTGACATTAATGGTTTAGTTGTCGAAACAAAGACTCGGTTGAAACATTGGGTTAAGCAACTAGGTCTGTTCAACTGGTTGTAGCTAGTGGTTGAACCTCAATATCAAGTTAACAacaccttaaaaaaaagaaagggagaTAGAAGAATGAGCTGATGCCCCCCCACATGGTTCAGATGAGCATGACCAATGCCCATAAATTTTGTCCTCGTTTTCTTGCTTTTGTCTTTAGGGGAAAAGTTTCCTGTTGGAATCTAGTTGGAAACTTCAGGTGCCAAGaagtttattaaattaaaagtcATGAAATGTATGCGTGACAGTCAAATTGATGGCACATTTTTCATCATATGTACACTTCTACTTTATCACCAACCTTGACCTTAACAAGTGTCCCTATCAAGTGAGCAACATTGGCCTCCCCAATAACGGTATATagtcttttttttccttaaaaaaaaaaaaaagagtacaatGTGGAAAAATTAATGTGCAAAAAATTGTGAGAAAATATGGGAATATTCTCTCTAATGGCTAAACCATCAAATAAATAAGTTCCAAGTTGGAAAATAAGATAAATTTGGAAGCATTTCAATGTTGAAGGATTCAATGTCTCAATGTGCTGTTTTGTCAATAAAGAAAATAGAGCAGTGGGGTCGAGCTTCATAAGTGGGATAATTAAGAAATGGCCAGCAATAAACCTTTATAGCTTATCTCACATATATATGGACTATGGTTAATCTGCCTCTTTTTTTCATCAAGTCTTCCTCCTTCATTTTCCAAGTCAACTGACGTAACAAATAAGTTATCTTTTTAGACCACTTGATTCATACATGAGACCGACACATATCTATTTGTGAAGACATTGTATGTATAATGTAACAGTTCCCACCACTAGTACTTAACCTTCACTACATCAATGAAGAATCAGTTATTTTACTTCTTTTCATGTTAAGAATCCTTTACTTCTTCCTCGTAAATTTGAGATGGCTCCATTAGATTTTTTCTGCTTCCTCTTGTATTGTCTCCTTGTGTTGATTTTATCAGCAAGGTATGGAAATGGGAACCAATATAACTGTCCACACTCATTCAGTTGTGGAGCTCGTGGGATTTTCCATTACCCTTTCACCAAGGCAGAACAACCAGACTGTGGCTCCATACTCATACGTGGCTGTGATGACAGTTATTATTCACCCAAAATGATCCAACTGGACAAGAATGCAAAACCAATTGAGCTAACTGGTGTCGTTGACCAGAGTACCATTACACTTTCTGATCAAGATTTTTACAAACGTTTGCAAGATAATGCTTGTGATACTTTGAACCACAATTACACTCTTCCTCCCCCTTctccttttgtttctttttatataaattataatgtaACTCTTTTCCTATGCAATCGCAGCCATAATATCAATCCACCAGAACAGTATTTTAAACACAACTGTACTTCCTTTTCCTACGATATCTATTATAACAGGAAACCATATCTCAATGTTACTAATGAGGCAGATAAATTTTTCTCGTCCTGCTCGGTTCTTCAGTTTCCAACTAAAGATTTGCCTGATACCGAACACATTTTATCATTTGTATCTGGTCAGATGGTTATTAAAATAGTACTATCTGCTGATTGTAATGCATGCTGCAACCACAGAGGAGGCCAATGCAGGCTTGATGCCAACCAAATGTTTTACTGTGACAATGGTACGCTTCTAATAAACTTCTCATTCTCATGTACTCCATTTGTTTATTTACAGTTTACTTACAAAGTTGCTTCAAATTGGCTTCTGCTGCAGAGCGGAAGAGAAAATATTTTAAGCTGCTACTTGGACTTGGACTTGGAATAggtaatatatataattaataatttttttaattgataacgAAACGTAAgaatatttcatatatttaaaattttatccgGTTGAAAGTTGAATTTCCCTACTACAGGTTTAAGCATTACATTGTTTGTACTGGGTATTCTTATAATACGATGCCTCTCCAGAAGAAAACGTGCTCCATCAGACCTCCAGAATCAATCGAGAAGCGCATATGCTGATGTGACTGATCCCTACCGAAATCCAGATCAAGAAAATGGCACTGTCTACTTTGAAATCCCTCTGTTTTCTTACAAGGAGCTAGAAGAAGCTACAAATAATTTCCACCACGGCCACCAGCTTGGAAGCGGAGGCTTTGGAATAGTTTACTATGGTAAATCGTTCCTTTCCCAAACTTTACTCTATCGAAATGTTTTAGTTGTACACTTATACAGTATTTCCAATATGTTGAATAACTAATGATTACCTGATCTGATCCTTAACAAATAACAACCAGGAAAACTGCACGATGGACGAGAAGTTGCTGTGAAGCGCCTATATGAACATAACTGGAGGCGAGTAGAACAGTTCACGAATGAAATTGAGATCCTTGCTCGCACACGCCACACGAATCTTGTATCCCTTTATGGCAGTACTTCATATCACAGCAACGAACTACTGCTCGTGTACGAATATGTTCCAAATCACACTGTTGATTGCCATCTCCACGGCAATCTAGCAAGATCAGGCACACTGCCATGGCATATCAGGATGAAAATTGCCATAGAGACAGCAAGCTCATTGGCTTATCTGCATGCTTCAGGCATCATCCACCGTGACgtaaaaaccaaaaacattCTCCTCACAGATAACTTCAGTGTCAAAGTTGGAGATTTTGGTCTTTCAAGGCTATTCCCCCTCGATATCACCCATGCTTCCACGGCACCACAAGGGACACCGGGTTATGTTGATCCAGAATATCACCAATGCTACCAGCTTACTAGCAAGAGTGATGTATACAGTTTTGGTGTTGTGGTCATTGAGCTAATATCATCTAAGCTTCCAGTTGATATGAAGAGGCATAAGGATGAGATTAACTTGTCAAACCTGGCCTTAAAGAAAATACAAGAGGGTGCATTAATTGAGTTGGTGGATCCTTATCTTGGTTTTGATTCAGACAATGAGATAAAGCGGATGATAGTTTCGGTGGCAGAGTTAGCTTTTCAATGTTTGCAAAGGGACAAGGAATTGAGACCTTCCATGGAAGAGgttttgaagatgttgatgaGAATTGAAAGTGGGAAGGATGTGCCTGAGCATATAGTTGAAGAAGATGTGTGTCCACCCTCTCCACCTTCACCAGATGGGGATGGGAATGAGATTGAGATTGGACTATTCCAAAAAATGATGCCACAGCCATCACCTAAAGCTGTGGTTGATAAATGGGATAGTAAATCCAGTACCTTCTAATACCAGTGGTCGTTGATAGCATAGCCTTGCAAACTAATTACTGATATGCAGCATTTAAACATTGTCATTCATAATAAGAGGGCACACTTTTTACTTTTGGTATACAAGTGATTAGATTTTAGCTCTATTGTCATTGTAAACGAGTTTAAATATAATGTATCTTCCCTCCCCCAACttttgtaatatatattttttttaataatcttaGATAATATGTTATACAAAAAGGGTTTTGTTACAACTATATTAAGGGCAGTTTTTGTCCTTTTAGACAGTAGTGTGTATATAATGATttgattctctcttcttttatATGAGATTTTATTTGCTTCCTTCGAACCAAGCAATTGAGCTCAAATGATTATAAAGACCTTTTTCCTTGAAACCGGAAGGTTAAcaccaaatttttttcttcGTCTCTTGTAATGTTAGGACTTCTCATTTGATATTATTGGAGCCCTCCTCATGCTtctattctctctctcttcttatcTTAATAGATAAAATGGCATAACTTTCATGGATAAGATTTGCTTGCGAATTGCAATTGTGTCCCAACAATTGAACCAAAAGCACTAATAGTAACAATATGAAGAtctatatttgaaataaaaataaactatcaatttaattcctaataaaaataatttagggactaaattaCTTAAAGTAATAACATTGCAAAATGATGCCAAAATCATAGTGTCATACTTCAATTgttttaagataaaaatttgTTCCAGATAAGTCCTCGACAATATATCAAAACTACCGGTAGAAAATACAACAATCAAACATTATCTTACTAGGTTGGATTGACTAAACTACACGATACTATTATATTTTATGATAGTTCATATCTATCCATGAGAGAAGATACTCTtcgaagttaaaaaaaaataaaaaatacagttAAATAGAATGATTGTCATGCTTAATGTTTTTAGCCTTTTAGGAGGAATTAATTGCTgtatgactttattttatctacttttttcTATTAACAACACATAGTGTTGAATTGAAATGAGATGGATGTCATAGTAGAAAAAGGCCAATAACCAAAACAATACAGAGACAGCACGTACGTGGCATCATGAACTGGTCACCTCACCTTAACTCTCACTTCTACGTTGGATTGATACAGTGGAATAAGAATTCTGTAAGCGAGGACTTGCCCTTCTTGCAAGATAACCTTTTCTCTAACAAATTCCACTAGTCTTTCTTATTTCAAGTCAACTTGCGTATTAGGTGGTTCAATACGGGGATATATTGTGGAAGTTAAAGAGTGAAGTACAACACACTTTCATTAGTGAATCACATTACAATCTCTACCTATAAAGTGGGGGATTTTCTTGCTTATTTTCCACCACTGTTTCCGTATCTTGGCCTTGCAATACACAATGAACccccttttcattttcaaatcatTAATATTCTTCCAGTTACTGCTTGTTTCAGCTCAAGATGGAGGATGTCCAACCTCCTTTAGTTGTGGATATCTTGGCCAAATTACCTTCCCTTTCACAGTCACACAATACCCTCACTGTGGCATACTGGCCATAAGTggttgtgataaaaaaaatacatctgcTCCCAAAAGCATCCAACTAGGAAAGATGCCATCCAAACAGCCTTTAATAGTTACATACGTGGAAGGTAATACCATCACGGTCTCAGATAAAACACAGCGGAAGTATTTGCTATCCAAAAAATGCCAAGCCTTTCACAATTATCCTGTTCCTCCCACTACTCCTTTGGGTTCTTTCTACctcaaatttaatataactATGTTCAAATGCAATCGCTCCCTTAAGGTCACCCCtccaaaatcatttcaaaactaCGCAAACTGTTCCGGTTATGATATCTACTATGACCTTCAAAATATTGTGAGACCTCCTCCTTTCAAAGTGCCAAACTCTTTAGCACAGTGTACACAGTGTCAGGCTGCGGTAAGAGACATGCCCAATGATGACCCCTTTGAGTTTCTATCTCCTCAGATCTCCATTGTAGTACAATTATCTGATGATTGTAACCAGTGTCTTCATCATCAAGGGGGACGATGCCGACTTGATATTCAAGGAAAATTCCACTGTGCCGAAGGTATGCTTTCACAATACATGCGCATTGTTAAAAAGAGTTTAAGAGAGGGGAGGTTGTCCTGATTGAAGGGCATTAAATAGACCTCAACCAAAGGTTACACAACAAAGGTTGTTAAAAAAAGGTTACCAGAAAATCCAACTTCTAAGACTTTTTCGTTGGACGTATACTAAAATTTTGGCACCCAACAGTGTTCAATCCTAAGTATCAGTTACTAGACTGTATTATATACAGTAGaatagaaatttgaaatttccaTCCTTGTATAGTAATTTAAGGAAATGGATCCCCTTCAGCTGCTGCACCGTGCAGCTGCTGTCGGGGtcaaaatacataatttagTCTCAAGTGCAGCTGCTGTCGGGGtcaaaatacataatttagTCTCAAGTCTTCACTTTATTGCTTGTTTTCAATTTAATCGGTACCTTTGATTTCTGCTGCAGGGGATAAAAGTTTGGCGTGGAAGTTAGGACTTGGTAATGTTTGTTCCTCTAACATAGAATTTTCTTGAATTTCGAATGTCGATATTTAAAGATTATGAGCATCATACACATATCATATGTTCCATCTATTTTATACCCTACTCCCCCTTTTAATGggaatgaatatttttatataggAATTTTAGATGGCACGATATATTTTTGCCTATATATTTATTTCCCTTTTTATAGACCTATCACAGTTTGAACGGTGGAGGATATAATAGTCAAGCAATCACAGTCAATCAGAGAGTATTTCAAATTCCCTTTGCATGCTCTTCAAGttaatattcaataaattattgaatttttctCACCTTTATTGATTTCTAGGCATTGGACTTCTTGTCATTATTATAACCGGGTTGCTGATTATATGGCGCTGCAAACGACGTGTTCCTGATTTCTACTCAAATAAATATACAGAGAGTAACAGTTTCTACCATGGGGTGCCGGTCTTTTCCTTTAAGGATCTTGAAGTAGCAACAAAAATTTTTGACAGTTCAAGAGAACTTGGAGAAGGAGGATTTGGCACTGTTTATTACGGTATGTGTAGCACTCACAAACTCTACTATCTATGAAAAGGCGGTAGGTTTAATTAGAACTTCCCTGTAGTTATAAGTAAATAATAACTCTTGCTTTCATCTTTAACAACCAGGAAAACTCAAAGATGGACGTGAAGTTGCTGTGAAGCGCttatttcagcacaactttaaACGAGTTGAACAGTTcatgaatgaaatcaaaatcCTCACTCGATTGCGCCACAGAAATCTAGTTTCTCTCTATGGCTGTACTTCACATCATAGTCATGAACTATTGCTTGTATATGAATACATTTCAAATGGAACTGTTTCCAGTCATCTGCGTTGTGAATCAACGAATCCTGGCTTTCTTCCATGGCATATTCGAATGAAAGTTGCCTTAGAGACTGCTACTGCTTTGGCTTATCTCCATGCTTCTGAAATCATTCACCGTGATGTGAAAACAAACAACATTCTCCTTGACAACACCTTTTGCATTAAAGTTGCAGACTTTGGACTATCAAAACTGTTCCCAAATGATATCACACACGTCTCCACAGCTCCACAAGGAACCCCGGGATATATGGATCCGGAATATCATCAATGCTACAGGCTTACAAGCAAGAGTGATGTTTACAGCTTTGGAGTTGTACTTGTTGAGCTGATATCGTCTATGCCAGCAGTTGATATGAGCAGAGATAAGGATGAGATAAACTTGGCAAATTTAGCCATACGGAAGattcaaaaaagtaaaatcCATGAGCTTGTGGATCCTTCCCTTGGCTTTGAGTCAGATAAGGATGTTAAAAGGAAAATAGTTTTGATAGCAGAGTTGGCTTTTCAGTGTTTGCAGCGGGATAAGGAATTGAGGCCCTCAATGGATGAGGTTTTGGACGTGCTGAGGAGAATTGATAGTGTTAGTGGGAGGGATGAGTTTGGAAATGTAGAGGAAGTAATAGCTCGTGGAGCAGTGATGTCGAGTATTAACGTATGTTCACTGTCATCGTCCTCACCCGATCACGTTGAGATGAAATTGTTGAAGAATAAAAAGTTAACGTCTCCTACGGGTGTGACGGATAAATGGGATAGTGAATCGACTACTTCTAATGTCAGCGGTCAGTCAGCAAGCCGGATTTAATATAACACTTGTAGAGGAAATGTAATCTGGTCAATTAGCATATTTCCtttattgtgttttcttttctcCCATTGCATAATTTGAATTCGTTACTATAATATAATTAGCTAGAGCAGAATTGCACCTATATACTACATTATTTGATACTTCTCTATGTTCATTCTCTTGTAAGTAATTGGGTTATGatgatttatgaaaaaaaataagaaaattcagTGTAATCATATAGTATTATTTATACTTTAAGAGTTTATCTTATTCCTATAGTACATACTTAAGAGattttttatcatatcaaaAGGGAATAAAATTAGCATGGTGGTCCGATTGACA is from Medicago truncatula cultivar Jemalong A17 chromosome 1, MtrunA17r5.0-ANR, whole genome shotgun sequence and encodes:
- the LOC11441696 gene encoding LEAF RUST 10 DISEASE-RESISTANCEUS RECEPTOR-LIKE PROTEIN KINASE-like 1.1 isoform X2, with the protein product MSLVNEFMFILFSHLMMMLLVLVGGDESKHQAECPPSFSCGYLGNISFPFTTTERQDCGLLPIPNCDGDPMKPKMIKYHNKGKWFEFEVAAVYPSELHSGSTTSTCVFRDNNLYKLLQNKSCEAFRYNYTPPPTYHFVSFRIVLYTTLFMCNRTLHINPPTYMHNYTCPHYDLYYQPHSHADNTSQSAFTACTNVTLPTKDFADANDPSTFITADILTEVKITEECAHCHYKQRGQCTLDNNERFYCANVKGLTRNAKLGIGLGIGIGIPGILLIGVVFLLRLCKRKHAISVGHFQSSNSYSDSSINPRRETGSKYFGVPLFSYDELRKATNNFDHNKELGDGGFGTVYFGKLPDGREVAVKRLYEHNYRRVEQFMNEVNILTTLRHKNLVSLYGCTSRHSRELLLVYEYISNGTIACHLHGELAKPDLLPWSIRIKIAIETANALAYLHASGIIHRDVKTSNILLDGNFGVKVADFGLSRLFPEDATHVSTAPQGTPGYLDPEYHQFYQLTSKSDVYSFGVVLIELISSKPAVDINRSREEINLSTLATKKIQESAIDELVDPSLGFHSDSEVNRMIVSVAELAFQCLQKDKELRPSMEEVLDELRRIESGKDGVEVVEEADVDGVGSSHSIIQPPPVSPEWDEVGLLKNVKIMKHPSSPNTVTDKWESINTTPNASA
- the LOC11441696 gene encoding LEAF RUST 10 DISEASE-RESISTANCEUS RECEPTOR-LIKE PROTEIN KINASE-like 1.2 isoform X1; protein product: MNKKQPFFFLFSSPLIYSYITLFYLLLTTTTVCSIEQKFVDCEAKTCGNQSISYPFYIIGLQHSYCGYPGFGITCNNTIGFPILNLSNTEYIIEEIFYQNHSFRVSNVVFSRSNTNKGCLSPTQNLTFPHNMFYLAPNQSEVKLFFGCDSTKLPRELQRNTIGCSEENKTSSVVALYDDDKNASLVSKNCRDEVINTRVENVVKGGIEESLRNGFRLNWIASDCNECNSTGGRCGFDKDVYNFKCYCTDRVHSAKCDTVKGLTRNAKLGIGLGIGIGIPGILLIGVVFLLRLCKRKHAISVGHFQSSNSYSDSSINPRRETGSKYFGVPLFSYDELRKATNNFDHNKELGDGGFGTVYFGKLPDGREVAVKRLYEHNYRRVEQFMNEVNILTTLRHKNLVSLYGCTSRHSRELLLVYEYISNGTIACHLHGELAKPDLLPWSIRIKIAIETANALAYLHASGIIHRDVKTSNILLDGNFGVKVADFGLSRLFPEDATHVSTAPQGTPGYLDPEYHQFYQLTSKSDVYSFGVVLIELISSKPAVDINRSREEINLSTLATKKIQESAIDELVDPSLGFHSDSEVNRMIVSVAELAFQCLQKDKELRPSMEEVLDELRRIESGKDGVEVVEEADVDGVGSSHSIIQPPPVSPEWDEVGLLKNVKIMKHPSSPNTVTDKWESINTTPNASA
- the LOC11428296 gene encoding LEAF RUST 10 DISEASE-RESISTANCEUS RECEPTOR-LIKE PROTEIN KINASE-like 1.1; its protein translation is MNPLFIFKSLIFFQLLLVSAQDGGCPTSFSCGYLGQITFPFTVTQYPHCGILAISGCDKKNTSAPKSIQLGKMPSKQPLIVTYVEGNTITVSDKTQRKYLLSKKCQAFHNYPVPPTTPLGSFYLKFNITMFKCNRSLKVTPPKSFQNYANCSGYDIYYDLQNIVRPPPFKVPNSLAQCTQCQAAVRDMPNDDPFEFLSPQISIVVQLSDDCNQCLHHQGGRCRLDIQGKFHCAEGDKSLAWKLGLGIGLLVIIITGLLIIWRCKRRVPDFYSNKYTESNSFYHGVPVFSFKDLEVATKIFDSSRELGEGGFGTVYYGKLKDGREVAVKRLFQHNFKRVEQFMNEIKILTRLRHRNLVSLYGCTSHHSHELLLVYEYISNGTVSSHLRCESTNPGFLPWHIRMKVALETATALAYLHASEIIHRDVKTNNILLDNTFCIKVADFGLSKLFPNDITHVSTAPQGTPGYMDPEYHQCYRLTSKSDVYSFGVVLVELISSMPAVDMSRDKDEINLANLAIRKIQKSKIHELVDPSLGFESDKDVKRKIVLIAELAFQCLQRDKELRPSMDEVLDVLRRIDSVSGRDEFGNVEEVIARGAVMSSINVCSLSSSSPDHVEMKLLKNKKLTSPTGVTDKWDSESTTSNVSGQSASRI